AACTGACGATCACGATGCCGCCGGACTCGTGGGTCGCCGAAGTCACGGGAAACGCTCCCGAGACCACCCTTCGAGTGCTCACGGTGCTGATCGATGATGGCGTCGGTCACGCCGTCCTCGAAGCCGAAACGACCGATCCAGGTTCGATCCTGGCGTGTTTGCAGGCCCAGGACTCGCTCACGGCGGTCGATCTGCTCTCCGTCGACGAACGCCGTGGCGTCTTCCAGATCGAGACCGCGGAGACCGCCATCCTCGAACCGTTTCTCGCGGCGGGCGTGCCACTCGAAACCCCGATCCATATCCAGGATGGCGTCGCAACCTGGCAGTTCACGACCTCCCAGGGTCGACTCTCGGCACTCAGCACCCACCTCCAGGAGTCGGGGCTTTCCTACCGCGTCGATCGAATCGGCGACGCCGAACCGACGGATCTGGCGAGCGGGCCGGGGTTGACCGACCGACAGCGGACGGTCTTTGCGGCCGCCTATGGAGCCGGGTACTTCGAGATCCCCCGCGAGGCGACGATCGGAGCGGTGGCCGAACAGACGGACGTGAGCAAGTCCACGGCGAGTGAGATTCTCCGCCGGGCAGTCAGGAACATCGTCGAGTGGTACGCACCCGACAGTTCCGCTGACGGACGGCCCGCAAGTGGATCGAACGGAACCTTCGCCGGACTGTAACCGAACTGGACTCATATTGAATCCAACACATGGCAGAACTCATCGATAACGTCGAGCAGTCGGATCGAGTCGAGGCCCTCTACGAATTCGTGACACGCGTCCAGGAGGGGGCGGACGCGGCGTCGATCGCTACGGAGTACACGGACGCGATCGAGGCCGTCAGGCCGTATGACGTGCTGGTGATCGAACACACGCTGCTTGCGGAAGGTGCTTCGATTCCCGCGGTCAAAGAAGAGATCGAACCGATTCTGGCGGAGTTTCGGCCCGCACTCGAGGCACACGACTGGGACCAGCCGGCAGCCGGGCATCCCATCGACAACTTTCGCCGGGAGAACCGGGCGATCGAGTCACACCTCGCGGAGATCACCAGCCTCGCGGCGGAGATCGAGGGGGCGACGGAGCCGCCACTCCAGGCCGTCGGGAACCTGCAGTCCCACATCGAGGCGCTTTCGGGGATCGATCGGCACTTCGTCCGGAAGGAAAACGAACTTTTCTCCCATCTTGAAGACCACTGGAAACACGACCGGCCGCTCGGGGTCATGTGGTCGATTCACGACGATATCCGCTCGCTGCGCTCCACCCTCGAATCGATGGCCTCGAATCCGGAGACGAATCCGGCGACCCTCTCGACGCTCTGCACCCGGCTTTCGAACCTCCTGCAGGGCCTGATCTTCAAGGAGGAACAGGTCATCTTCCCCGTGGCACGCGAGACGCTGACCGACGCGGAGTGGGAGCCGATTCAACGGGAGAGCGCCGAGATCGGGTACTTCGAGATCGAACCGACGTTCACCTATCTGGATTCGGCTGATCCCGCGGCCGACACGGACGATTTCGTTGGATCGGGGGACACTGGCTCGCTTCCCGCTGGGGCCGTCGAGTTCGGGCTCGAAACCGGCTCGCTCACGCTGTCGGAGGTCCAGATGCTCTTCGACACCCTCCCGATCGACGTGACCTACGTGGACGAGGACGACCGGGTCCGTTATTTCAACAACCCCGAGGATCGGATCTTCCCCAGATCCGGCTCGATCATCGGTCGGACGGTCCAGAACTGTCACCCGCCGGAGAGCGTCGACCGGGTGGAACAGATCCTCTCGGCGTTCCGGGCCGGCGAGCAGGACCGGGCCCGGTTCTGGATTCAGAACGACGAGGCGTTCGTCGTGATCGAGTATTACGCCCTTCGAGACGAGCGTGGGAACTACCGGGGAACACTGGAGGTCACCCAGGAGGCGAGTGACGTTCGCAGCCTGGAGGGGGAAAAACGACTGGTCGACTGGGGCGAGTGAGCGGTCGCCCGGCCGGACGAACATGTTCGTCAGAATCCCTTCGCCGGCCCATGGCGAATATTCAGGTGCGAATGCATCTAGTTACGTCACGAGCGAGCCCAGTCGGGTCGTGTCGAACAATCTGTGACTCTCGACGGTGGTCGGCATGAGCATGTTCTGCTATCAGTGCCAGGAGACCGCGGCCAACGAGGCCTGTACCGACGTGGGCGTCTGTGGGAAGGACGCCGAGACGAGCAACCTCCAGGACCTCCTGGTCTGGGAACTCAAGGGCCTGTCCGCCATCGCCGAGCGGGCACGGGCGGAAGGAATCTCTGACGAAGCCCTCGACGTCTTCGTCGCCGAGAGTCTCTTCTCGACGATCACGAACGTCAACTTCGACCCCGAGTGGTTCGAGGACCGGATCGAAGAGACCCAGCGCCGACGCGCGGCGTTGCGGGAGACCTACGAGCGCGAGGTCGGCGAGCTAGACGACTCTTCGTTGCCCGAGGCAGCGACCTGGACCGGCGAGGGCCCCGCAGACTTCCACGAGAAGGCCGACCCATCCACGGTCGGCGCGTTGCGCACCGAAGACGAGGACCTGCGCTCGCTCAGGGAACTGCTCACCTACGGGCTGAAGGGAATCGCCTCGTATGCCGATCACGCCTCCGCCCTGGGCGAAACGAAAGACGAGGTCTTTGCCTTCGTCACCCGTGGGCTGGCCGCAACGGTGGACGATCGCTACGACGCGGAGGAGCTGACGAACCTCGTCCTGGAGGCGGGGGAGGTCGGCGTCGAGGTCATGGAGACCCTCGATACGGCCCACACCGAGTCGTTCGGCCACCCCGAGCCGACCGAGGTCGACATCGGCGTGGGCGACCGGCCGGGGATCCTGATCAGCGGGCACGACATGAAGGACATGGAGGAGCTCCTCGAACAGACCGAAGGCGAGGGTGTGGACGTGTACACTCACGGCGAGATGCTGCCGGCGAACGCCTACCCGGCGTTCAAGGAGTACGACCACTTCGTGGGCAACTACGGCAACGCCTGGTGGGAACAGCACCGGGAGTTCGAGGCGTTCAACGGGCCGGTCCTCCTGACGACGAACTGCCTGGTCCCGCCGTCGGACTCCTATGCCGACCGCGTGTACACCACGGGCGTCGTCGGGTTCCCCGGGGTTTCTCACATCGACGGTCGCGAGGACGGCGAACCCAAGGACTTCTCGCCACTCATCGAGGCCGCGACGGGCACGGAGTCGCCCGAACAGATCGAATCCGGCACGATTCCCAACGGCTTCGCGCACAAGTCGGTTCTCGACCGGGCCGACGAGATCATCGCGGGCATCCAGGCCGGCGACATCCGTGGCTTCGTGGTCATGGGCGGCTGTGACGGTCGGCACACCGAGCGGAACTACTACACCGAGATGGCAAAGGAACTCCCGGAGGACGTGATCATTCTCACGGCCGGGTGTGCCAAGTACCGGTACAACAAGCTGGATCTGGGGGATATCAACGGCATCCCGCGGGTGCTGGACGCCGGCCAGTGTAACGACTCCTACTCGCTCATCCGGATCGCGACGGCGCTCCAGGACGCCCTCGACGTCGAGGACATCAACGACCTCCCGATCGCCTTCGACATCGCCTGGTACGAGCAGAAGGCCGTCACCGTGCTTCTGGCCCTCCTGAGCCAGGGTGTCGAGGACATCCGGCTGGGTCCCACACTGCCCGGCTTCCTCTCTGCGGGCGTGACCGACCTGCTCGTCGAGGAGTTCGGAATCAAACCGATCGATACCGTCGAATCCGACATCCAGGAGATCCTCGCCACGATCGACGGAGAGCCGACCCAGCCCGCGATGTCAGACTAGGAGAAATCCGCGTCCGCGCTTTGCTCGGCGAGGTATTCGCCGATGATCCGGCCTTCGGCGCGTTTGAGCGTCTCGCTGCAGGTCGATTTTGCGATGTCGGCCGCCGCCGCAACGTCAGTCAGGGTCGCGTTCCGAGGCGAATCGTAGTACCCCATCTCGTGGGCGGTCTCGACGAGCGCTCGCTGTCGGTCGGTCAGAAGGGAGCCCGTTTTCAGCCGTTCGCGGACCTCCTCGACGGTGTAGGTAATCTGGAACGCCGAGAGCTCTTCGCCCAATTGGGAGAGCCGCTCCTGTGAGGTCGTGATCTCCCAGGTCGCCGCCCCGTCTTGCAACTCGAAGGGCATCTCCAGGGGGATGCCCGACCCGACGATCGGAAAGAGCAGCGTCGGCTCGGTCGTCTCGAACTGCACCAGCGCGGTGTCCCCCGCCTGGCCCAGTACCGTCAGGTCCTGGGTCTCCTCGACGGTTTCGATCTCCGCGACCATCGCATCGAGGGCCGAACAGGTGATCTCGACGAGTCCGACGCCAGTGTCCGCGCCCGCGACCGCCGAGAGGACTCTGATCTTTGCCTCCGGGTACGCCCGCGAGATCGCGCCGATCCAGAGGCGGTCCGGGATCTCGATCGAGAGGATTGCATGGACCATTCCCGTTCGGGTGGACTTGCCGTTCACGGCTCGAATATGTTCGGATTCCCGCGGGGGCAGCCCCGAACGTGTTCGCCGGAACCTTTTGAAACTCGCCCGGCGAGGACGATGTATGGCCACGGTGACCGCCACGCGAACCATCGCGGCGTCCCCGGACGCGGTCCGCTCGCTGATCCGCACTGACGTGCCCGCGTTCATCCGGGCCTCCGGCTTCGACGCCGTGACCGTCGAGGGCGAGACCTACACCGTCTCCCGGACCATCGGCGTGGCGACCTTCGAGTTGACACTCACGCGAATCGAGAGCGAACACGTCCTCGAATTCGAGCAGACCGAGGGCATCTTCGAGGACATGTGGACGCGCTATCGCGTTCAAAGCGCCCCCGAGGGTGCCGAACTCGTCGCGACGACGGAGTTCACGCTGGGCGGTGTGCTCGGACCGGTGCTTGACAACTCGTTGATCAAGACCCAGCGAACGGGGGAGTTCACCGATCAGTTCGATTACGTCGAGCGCGAACTGACCTGACGGATTCGGGGCCTCAGGGCAGTAGCCATGGCCCACCGAGTACGAACAGGGTCGAGAGCAGCGCTTCGGTCTGGCCCAGTCGTTTCATGGGCGGGGAGTCACTGGTTATCGCCAGGTGTACGGTTCTGGCTGTCGAGAGCCCGAAGAGCACTGGCCCTGCCGGGCCGATCAAGCCTATCGACCAGCCGCCGAGCACCGCCACTACCGCCCCAACGGGGACGAGCAGCCATCGACCGGTCGAAATTTCCGACTCGGCTCGCGTTCGAGTCACGACCAGTCGAACCCGATAGGTGGCGAGCAGGTGATAGCCGGCGAAGAGGGCATAAAGCACCCCCAGAAGCCCGGGATTGGTGATCCCAAGGAGGTGAGCGCCTGCGGGAGCGATCACCGAGAGCCCCAGCACGCCAGCGGCCACGCCCCGCAGCCGACCGGCACCGCCCTGACCCCGGTAGCGGAGTTCCACGAGGACGGCGGGAACGGCGAGCACCCCGAGTGCCCAGATCGGGCCCTGCAAGACCACGAGCCCGCCGATGGCCAGGCTGACGAGCAGGGCCTCGACCGCCCCGATCACAGCGTACCGCCGCTTCTCGTGCCCCGCGGCGGCCCCGTGCCGGCGAACGGCCTCCCGGAAGAGCATGGCGCCGACGGTCAAAAGCCAAAAGAGGAGCACCGACACGAGCACCGTGCTCGTCCACGATACGCCCGCTCCGAGGCCGACGCTCACGGGGGTCAGCAGGCCGACGATCAGCAGTGACCGCGCTCCGTGTTCGGGTGGCAGCGGTGGTCGCAACTTGCGAAGGCGCATTGCCGTGGCGTTCTCCGTCTGCGGTTGTACACCCTTGCCCGAACATATTCGTGCCCCTTCGCTGGCGGGTTCTGTCGATTTCGGATCGAAGAACTGGCTCCTGTGGGAGGCCACTCACTCGAGACGCGGTAGCCACCGGCGCGTATGGCATCCACCGGCGGGCCGGAAAATCACGATTTGGCGGGGACTAGGGCCGATCCGTGTCCTGCAGGCTTCCGCCGATGATCAGTGCCGCCCCGATTATCACGAAGTTCTTGACGATGTACTGTCCCTCCAGGGTGAGACCGTAGGGGAATGCCGTGAACACGGCTTCCGGCACGAGGACGACCGGCAGGAACGTCCCGGGCATCTGGAGGGCCAGGAGCACCAGCCCGATCCGGGTCCAGGGCCGGTAGAGAAATCCCAGTCCGATCAGCATCTCCCAGATTCCCAGAACCGGGACGAAGATCCCGGCCGGCAGGAACCACACGGCTTCGGCCACCAGCGGGGCCGCCGGGCTCACGCCGATGACTTTCAGAGCGCCGAACCAGACGAAGACGATCCCGAGAGCCAGCCGTGCGGCCTGGAGCCCGTTGTCCGCCATCCAGCCGGTCACTCGCTGGTCAAGGGTCCTGAGTTCCGCTGCGATCGACCCGGTCTGCTCACTCGGCTCGACGGCCGAGGAATCACTTGGTTGTGTACTCATACTATATGGTAGGGGTTTACCGAGTATGAGTTGGCGCCCCACGTGATTGGTAGCACTCCGCGAATCGTATCATAGTGCCCGTTGGACCCCAATCGGGCGCTCCACGATCAAACACGGTGTGTGCGTTGGACTCGGTTTCCTGGGTTCGAATCCTCCGTCCATTTCATCTCGCTTTGCTCGAAGAAATGGGCCCTAGCGGATTTGAACCAGCGGAAACCTCACTCCGTTCGGTTTCCTGGGTTGCAAATCCGCTGGCCCTCTCCGCGTTGTCACGTCTCGTGACACCTTCGGGTCACTCGACGGTGACGGTCCCGAGAAATGGGCCCTAGCGGATTTGAACCTCGGTCACTTCGCTTCGCTCGTTCCCTGATTCAAATCCGTCGCCCATTTCATCTCGCTCCGCTCGAAGAAATGGGCCCTAGCGGATTTGAACCTCGGTCACTTCGCTTCGCTCGTTCCCTGATTCAAATCCGCTGGCCATTTCATCTCGCTTTGTTCGAAGAAATGGGCCCTAGCGGATTTGAACCACTGACGACGCGGTTATGAGCCGCGCGCTCTAACCAGACTGAGCTAAGGGCCCTGCCCGAGCGTACCCGTGGCTCTGCCTTGAGCGTTACCTTACAGAAGCGCCGCCGCCAGGGCTCGAACCTGGGACAACTCCGTTAACAGCGGAGTGCTCTACCAGCTGAGCTACGGCGGCTTGGGTTACCGTACTTGGCTACTTTTGATAGGGCTTTCGTTTCGGCTGGGGGTCCCGCCCCGCCGCCTCGCCCACCGTGGAACGAACTGGTCCACCCCATACGCATTAGGAAAGACTAATTTAGGTTTCACAAACTTTTCTTCCGAAATTTTAACTCCCGGAAGCCCGTCGGTCCATACGACGGATGAGCCTGCTCGCCAACCTGCTCCTGGTCTTCTTCGCCGGCCTCGTGACAGCGATCGCGACCGGCGTCGGAGCCCTCCCTTTCTTCCTGGTCGATGACATTCCCAGACGGTGGAACGTGCTGCTCTGGGGGCTCGCGTCGGGAATCATGGTCGCGGCCTCGGTTTTCGGGCTCCTCAAGGAGGGGCTCGCCGCCGGGACCGTCCAGGAACTTCTCCCCGGGGTGCTTGTGGGGGTCCTGCTGGTGGTCGTGAGCCATCGCGTGATCACCCACGCGAACGTCGACCCGCGGGAGTACACCGAGGCCGACTTCAAGAAACTCGTCCTGATCCTGGGCATCCTCACCGTCCACAGCTTCCCCGAGGGCGTGGCAGTCGGGGTCTCCTTCGCGGATCTGAACCTCGGGACCGGCCCCATGTTCCTCGGGTTCACCGTCCCGGTGCTCGCGATCTTCATGACCGTCGCCATCTCGATTCACAACGTCCCGGAGGGGACTGCGATCTCGATCCCGCTGCGGGCGATGGGCGTCTCCAAGTGGCGGATGGTCTGGTGGTCGATCTTCTCCAGCTTGCCCCAGCCGATCGGCGCGGTGCTGGCCTTTGCCTTTGTCCGGTACGCCCGGGAATTCCTCCCCTTCGGCTTTGGCTTTGCCGCCGGCGCGATGGTGTACCTGGTTGTGACCGAGTTCATTCCCGAGGCCCTCGATCAGGGGGCGGACCTTGACAACCGCGGGTGGCCGGAGCTACTCGCTGGTATTCTCGTTGGCGTGGCGGTGATGGTCCCGCTCGCGATGATCTGAGCGATCGACATGCTTTCGGGGTGGCCCCGGTAATCAGAGGGCATGACGACTTCTCGTGACCCCGAGGCGGTGATCGAGACCGTTCGCGAGCGGGTCGATCCCGATCCGGGTGAACGAGCCGCCCTCGATGCCGCCGTCGACTCCCTGGTAGATCGGACCGAGGCGGCCCTGGCGGATCTCGATGTCGAGGCGAGTGTCCTCCAGGTCGGGTCGACGGCCCGGGGGACCTGGGTGAGCGGTGACCGGGACATCGACGTCTTCGTGCAGTTCGATCCCGAGCTACCGCGGACGGACTTGGAACGCCTCGGGCTGCAGGTCGGCCGGGACGTGCTCCCGGATGGGCACACCGAATTCGCCGAGCATCCCTACGTCACCGGGGAGTTCCGCGGGTTCGCGGTCGATCTGGTTCCCTGCTATGCCGTTCCGGACGCCACCCAGATCCAGTCCGCGGTCGATCGCACTCCCTTTCACAACGCCTACCTGAAAGCGCGCCTCGACGACGAACTGGCGGGGGCGGTTCGGCTCTTCAAGCAGTTCCTCAAGGGAATCGGCTCTTATGGCAGTGACCTGCGAACCGAGGGCTACTCGGGGTACATCGCCGAACTCCTCGTCCTCGAATACGGCGGCTTTCGGGAGACCCTTCAGGCGGCGAGCGAGTGGCACCCGCCGGTCCATCTCGACCCGGCCGAGCATGGCACCCGGTCCTTCGACGATCCGCTGGTCGTCGTCGACCCCACCGATCCGGAGCGAAACGTCGCCGCCGTCGTCTCACACGCACATGTCGCCCGGCTCACCCACTATGCCCGGCAGTTTCTGGCCGATCCTGGCGTCGACTTTTTCTTCCCGCCGGCGACGTCGCCGATGGACGAAGACGCGGTTCGGGCAGCGATCCAAAAGCGGGACACGACGCCGCTGGCCGTCGTTTTCGACCCCCCGGATCTCGTGGCGGATCAGCTCTACCCCCAGCTCCGTCGCTCGCTCGCGGGACTGGTGCGCGGGCTGGAAAACGCGGGTTTCGACGTGCTTCGGGGCGAGACGTGGGCGCGTGATCGGGCGGTCCTGTTCGTCGAACTCTCGGTGGCCGACCTGCCCGCGATCGAGCGTCACGAGGGGCCGCCAGTCCACGCCCAGCCCCACGCCGAGCGCTTTTACGAGACCTACGTCGACAGCGAGGCGATCGGCCCGTTCATCGACGGCGACCGGTACGTCGTCGAGCGACCCCGGGAAATTACGAGTGCCGAGCAGTTCGTCGCCGAACGGCTCACGACGGTGGCCCTCGGCGCGCAGATCGAACCCGTGCTCGAAGACGAGTTCGTGCTGGAGGTAGGGACTGACGTGGCCGTCTTAGCCGAGGCCTTTGGCTCGGAACTCGCGGCGTACTTCCACCCGTCGCCGTGAGTCAGTCACAGAGCGAGACGAACAACTCGATGTCCTCGGCCTGAATCGTCCGCCGACCCGCGTGCTCGGCGAGTTTTCTCGCGCCGCTTGCGATCCGCTTGGCCCGCGATTCGAGCAGCCCCGCGAGTGCGAGTCTGGCGTCCTCGGCCACGCGGAACTGGTCGTCGATCTCCAGGCGCGCGATTCGATCGACGGGCGCGACGGGCAAGGTCACCGCGTCTCGTCCGGGGACCGAGATGTCCCCGAAATCCGAGACCATGATCGTCTTGCGGTCAGCGGCGGCGGTTTGCTGGGCCGCCTCGGCAGCGATTGCCGCCCCGATCTGTTGGATCTCTCGGGCGAGTGCCTCGGCGGCACCGGCGCTGACACGGAGGTCTCCCGCCTGGGTCCTGATCAGCGAATCGACGGGGGAGAAGGGAAGCTCGACACTCATACCCGAAATCCCGGGCGGTCACTGGCTTAACTGTTTCCTCACTCGACGGCGTCGGGATCGAGTGTTCCGTCCGCGAGTTCCCCACGAACGGTCAGTTCCTCGCCGAGTTCGGCGTCAACCTCGGTTCGCAGCGTCACGGTGCGTTCCCCGTCGTCCAGAATGACCGGGTCCCGGGCCTGCACGACGACACCCGTGAACTCGACTTCCTCCCCATCCTGAGACTCGCTTTCGGTGGTCGACTCGGTACTCGTGGCTGGTGAGGAGCCGTCGGCAAAGGCCGAGAGGCCGGTGTCGGTTTCGCCCGTTGGCTCGCTCTCGGCGGCCCCGTCACTGGACTCGACCCCGTCTTCCAGTAACACGATGGTGGACTGCCAGTTCGCGGAGGCCTCCAGGTCGTCCTGCCAGCCGTCCTGGATCGCCACGTCCACGAACAGCACCTCGTCGCCCGGGCCGAGGTCGACGTCCGCCTTCTCGCCCCAGAGTGCGACCCGGATGTCGTCCGTCTCGTCTTGCACGCGGACGTTCCGGACCTGGCCCTCGGAGCCGTCGTCCCGGTCGAAGGTTCGTTTCGGGTCCGCGGAGCGCACGACCCCCGCGATGTCGACGGTCTCGTCGAGTTCGACGGCCTCGATATCCGTCGTGTCAGGCACGTAGGACACCTCGGCGTCGGTCCGGTTGATAGCCCCCCGGTCGCCCACGTGCAGCTCCAGCCGTCCGTCCCGCTCTCGGATGTAGCCGTCGATGACCTCGACGACCTCGTGGGGCTCGAAGGCCTCGGCCTGGTCGGCCTGGTCGTCCCAGAGCGTGACCCGTACCCGACCCGTCTCGTCGCCGACCAGCACGTTCGAGACTTTCCCCTCCGAGCCGTCGTCCCGGTCGAAGGTCCGAACGGGTTCGGTCGCCAGGACCTCGCCCAGCAGGGTGACATCCGACGCGCCGAGCGTGAGATCCGAGACGCGGTACTCCTCGGTGAGCGTGACCTCGATCTCCGTGTCGGGTGCCGGTTCGACCTGGTCGACGGTGACCTCCACGCCGTCGTAGCCATCCTTCGGCCGGCCGTTGATGTTGAGTACTTGCCCTGCTTCGAGGTCCGATTCGGCCGCACTCGCCATCTCGTCCCAGAACGAGACCCGGAGTCGGCCCGTCTCGTCGGCCACGTCGGCGTTGATCACCTGGCCCTCGGGCTGGTCGGGATCGTCCCGCTCGAAGGTCCGCAACTCGCCGACGTTGATGACCTTCGCGGTGACCGAGACCTCGTCCATCCCGGGTTCGACGTCCGCGAGCCCCGATACTTGCCCGTCTTCGAGTTCGTGGGCGATGA
This region of Halodesulfurarchaeum sp. HSR-GB genomic DNA includes:
- a CDS encoding helix-turn-helix domain-containing protein, with protein sequence MPVVELTITMPPDSWVAEVTGNAPETTLRVLTVLIDDGVGHAVLEAETTDPGSILACLQAQDSLTAVDLLSVDERRGVFQIETAETAILEPFLAAGVPLETPIHIQDGVATWQFTTSQGRLSALSTHLQESGLSYRVDRIGDAEPTDLASGPGLTDRQRTVFAAAYGAGYFEIPREATIGAVAEQTDVSKSTASEILRRAVRNIVEWYAPDSSADGRPASGSNGTFAGL
- a CDS encoding PAS domain-containing protein, yielding MAELIDNVEQSDRVEALYEFVTRVQEGADAASIATEYTDAIEAVRPYDVLVIEHTLLAEGASIPAVKEEIEPILAEFRPALEAHDWDQPAAGHPIDNFRRENRAIESHLAEITSLAAEIEGATEPPLQAVGNLQSHIEALSGIDRHFVRKENELFSHLEDHWKHDRPLGVMWSIHDDIRSLRSTLESMASNPETNPATLSTLCTRLSNLLQGLIFKEEQVIFPVARETLTDAEWEPIQRESAEIGYFEIEPTFTYLDSADPAADTDDFVGSGDTGSLPAGAVEFGLETGSLTLSEVQMLFDTLPIDVTYVDEDDRVRYFNNPEDRIFPRSGSIIGRTVQNCHPPESVDRVEQILSAFRAGEQDRARFWIQNDEAFVVIEYYALRDERGNYRGTLEVTQEASDVRSLEGEKRLVDWGE
- the hcp gene encoding hydroxylamine reductase yields the protein MSMFCYQCQETAANEACTDVGVCGKDAETSNLQDLLVWELKGLSAIAERARAEGISDEALDVFVAESLFSTITNVNFDPEWFEDRIEETQRRRAALRETYEREVGELDDSSLPEAATWTGEGPADFHEKADPSTVGALRTEDEDLRSLRELLTYGLKGIASYADHASALGETKDEVFAFVTRGLAATVDDRYDAEELTNLVLEAGEVGVEVMETLDTAHTESFGHPEPTEVDIGVGDRPGILISGHDMKDMEELLEQTEGEGVDVYTHGEMLPANAYPAFKEYDHFVGNYGNAWWEQHREFEAFNGPVLLTTNCLVPPSDSYADRVYTTGVVGFPGVSHIDGREDGEPKDFSPLIEAATGTESPEQIESGTIPNGFAHKSVLDRADEIIAGIQAGDIRGFVVMGGCDGRHTERNYYTEMAKELPEDVIILTAGCAKYRYNKLDLGDINGIPRVLDAGQCNDSYSLIRIATALQDALDVEDINDLPIAFDIAWYEQKAVTVLLALLSQGVEDIRLGPTLPGFLSAGVTDLLVEEFGIKPIDTVESDIQEILATIDGEPTQPAMSD
- a CDS encoding helix-turn-helix domain-containing protein, yielding MVHAILSIEIPDRLWIGAISRAYPEAKIRVLSAVAGADTGVGLVEITCSALDAMVAEIETVEETQDLTVLGQAGDTALVQFETTEPTLLFPIVGSGIPLEMPFELQDGAATWEITTSQERLSQLGEELSAFQITYTVEEVRERLKTGSLLTDRQRALVETAHEMGYYDSPRNATLTDVAAAADIAKSTCSETLKRAEGRIIGEYLAEQSADADFS
- a CDS encoding SRPBCC family protein, with product MATVTATRTIAASPDAVRSLIRTDVPAFIRASGFDAVTVEGETYTVSRTIGVATFELTLTRIESEHVLEFEQTEGIFEDMWTRYRVQSAPEGAELVATTEFTLGGVLGPVLDNSLIKTQRTGEFTDQFDYVERELT
- a CDS encoding DoxX family protein encodes the protein MSTQPSDSSAVEPSEQTGSIAAELRTLDQRVTGWMADNGLQAARLALGIVFVWFGALKVIGVSPAAPLVAEAVWFLPAGIFVPVLGIWEMLIGLGFLYRPWTRIGLVLLALQMPGTFLPVVLVPEAVFTAFPYGLTLEGQYIVKNFVIIGAALIIGGSLQDTDRP
- a CDS encoding ZIP family metal transporter, producing MSLLANLLLVFFAGLVTAIATGVGALPFFLVDDIPRRWNVLLWGLASGIMVAASVFGLLKEGLAAGTVQELLPGVLVGVLLVVVSHRVITHANVDPREYTEADFKKLVLILGILTVHSFPEGVAVGVSFADLNLGTGPMFLGFTVPVLAIFMTVAISIHNVPEGTAISIPLRAMGVSKWRMVWWSIFSSLPQPIGAVLAFAFVRYAREFLPFGFGFAAGAMVYLVVTEFIPEALDQGADLDNRGWPELLAGILVGVAVMVPLAMI
- the cca gene encoding CCA tRNA nucleotidyltransferase; translated protein: MTTSRDPEAVIETVRERVDPDPGERAALDAAVDSLVDRTEAALADLDVEASVLQVGSTARGTWVSGDRDIDVFVQFDPELPRTDLERLGLQVGRDVLPDGHTEFAEHPYVTGEFRGFAVDLVPCYAVPDATQIQSAVDRTPFHNAYLKARLDDELAGAVRLFKQFLKGIGSYGSDLRTEGYSGYIAELLVLEYGGFRETLQAASEWHPPVHLDPAEHGTRSFDDPLVVVDPTDPERNVAAVVSHAHVARLTHYARQFLADPGVDFFFPPATSPMDEDAVRAAIQKRDTTPLAVVFDPPDLVADQLYPQLRRSLAGLVRGLENAGFDVLRGETWARDRAVLFVELSVADLPAIERHEGPPVHAQPHAERFYETYVDSEAIGPFIDGDRYVVERPREITSAEQFVAERLTTVALGAQIEPVLEDEFVLEVGTDVAVLAEAFGSELAAYFHPSP
- a CDS encoding histone, which gives rise to MSVELPFSPVDSLIRTQAGDLRVSAGAAEALAREIQQIGAAIAAEAAQQTAAADRKTIMVSDFGDISVPGRDAVTLPVAPVDRIARLEIDDQFRVAEDARLALAGLLESRAKRIASGARKLAEHAGRRTIQAEDIELFVSLCD
- a CDS encoding single-stranded DNA binding protein: MGDIETIYEDLDTEEVSLEEFRAAVESKVEQMGGLADEETAAMLIAHELEDGQVSGLADVEPGMDEVSVTAKVINVGELRTFERDDPDQPEGQVINADVADETGRLRVSFWDEMASAAESDLEAGQVLNINGRPKDGYDGVEVTVDQVEPAPDTEIEVTLTEEYRVSDLTLGASDVTLLGEVLATEPVRTFDRDDGSEGKVSNVLVGDETGRVRVTLWDDQADQAEAFEPHEVVEVIDGYIRERDGRLELHVGDRGAINRTDAEVSYVPDTTDIEAVELDETVDIAGVVRSADPKRTFDRDDGSEGQVRNVRVQDETDDIRVALWGEKADVDLGPGDEVLFVDVAIQDGWQDDLEASANWQSTIVLLEDGVESSDGAAESEPTGETDTGLSAFADGSSPATSTESTTESESQDGEEVEFTGVVVQARDPVILDDGERTVTLRTEVDAELGEELTVRGELADGTLDPDAVE